The following proteins come from a genomic window of Nicotiana tomentosiformis chromosome 12, ASM39032v3, whole genome shotgun sequence:
- the LOC108945028 gene encoding AAA-ATPase At5g57480-like gives MGFQTVFPAKVCFASLKFIHRICNWFFAHYYYDITEIDGVNTNELYNTVQLYLSSSASITGNRLSLTRGLNSSTITFGLSNKDSLIDTFNGTVKVLWEHVVIPRQAQTFSWRPLPEEKRGFLLRAKKKDKAVVLGSYLDFVMEKANEIRRKNQDRLLYTNSRGGSIDSRGHPWESVPFKHPSTFETLAMDPQEKAEIMAHLLG, from the coding sequence ATGGGCTTTCAAACAGTTTTCCCAGCAAAAGTCTGTTTTGCGTCCCTCAAATTCATCCATCGCATCTGCAACTGGTTCTTTGCCCATTACTACTATGACATAACGGAGATCGACGGCGTTAATACCAATGAGCTTTACAACACCGTTCAACTCTACCTGAGCAGCTCTGCCTCCATCACTGGGAATCGCCTCAGTCTCACAAGGGGACTCAATTCCAGCACCATCACTTTTGGGCTTTCCAATAAAGATTCTCTCATTGACACATTCAATGGTACTGTTAAAGTCCTGTGGGAACACGTCGTCATCCCAAGGCAGGCCCAGACATTTTCATGGCGTCCTCTCCCAGAAGAGAAAAGGGGTTTCCTCCTACGTGCCAAGAAGAAAGACAAAGCAGTGGTGTTGGGCTCTTATCTGGATTTTGTCATGGAAAAAGCAAATGAAATTCGAAGGAAAAACCAAGATCGGTTGTTGTACACGAATTCACGTGGGGGTTCAATTGATTCCAGAGGCCATCCTTGGGAATCGGTACCCTTTAAACATCCCAGTACTTTTGAGACACTTGCTATGGATCCTCAGGAAAAGGCTGAGATTATGGCACatcttttgggctga
- the LOC138903047 gene encoding uncharacterized protein, with translation MIWDHNLPPNSIDSFVMITDSFVKAHAGAIKVETRKSDLFKVRQKDNEMLREFVSRFQMERMDMPQVADDWAIQAFTQGLNVRSLVASQQLKHNLIEYPAVTWADAHNRYQSKIRVEDDQLGAPSWSVYPLRPVDRIKRDIDREMRLNRDRYRSYNGDHMRRGSRRNPVLNERRNDRG, from the coding sequence ATGATATGGgaccataatttaccacctaattctattgattcatttgttatGATTACAGATTCCTTTGTAAAGGCGCATgctggggccatcaaggtcgaaactaggaaatcggaccttttcaaggtaaggcagaaggacaacgaaatgctcagagaattcgtgtctcgattccaaatggaacgaatggatatgCCACAGGTCGCCGATGATTGGgctattcaagctttcacccaaggactcaatgtaCGAAGCTTAGTGGCTTCGCAACAGTTGAAGCataatttgatagaatacccggcTGTTACTTGGGCTGATgcgcataatcgatatcaatcaaagatcagggtcgaagacgaccaactTGGGGCTCCTTCCTGGTCCGTTTATCCTCTCAGGCCCGTTGATAGAATCAAGAGGGACATTGATCGAGAAATGAGGTTGAACAGGGATCGGTACCGGTCGTATAATGGAGATCATATGAGAAGAGGATCTAGGCGAAATCCTGTACtaaatgaaaggagaaatgaccgaggttag
- the LOC104107102 gene encoding tubulin alpha-3 chain has product MRECISIHIGQAGIQVGNACWELYCLEHGIQPDGQMPGDKTIGGGDDAFNTFFSETGAGKHVPRAVFVDLEPTVIDEVRTGTYRQLFHPEQLISGKEDAANNFARGHYTIGKEIVDLCLDRIRKLADNCTGLQGFLVFNAVGGGTGSGLGSLLLERLSVDYGKKSKLGFTIYPSPQVSTSVVEPYNSVLSTHSLLEHTDVAILLDNEAIYDICRRSLDIERPTYTNLNRLISQVISSLTASLRFDGALNVDVNEFQTNLVPYPRIHFMLSSYAPVISAEKAYHEQLSVAEITNSAFEPSSMMVKCDPRHGKYMACCLMFRGDVVPKDVNAAVATIKTKRTIQFVDWCPTGFKCGINYQPPTVVPGGDLAKVQRAVCMISNSTSVAEVFSRIDHKFDLMYAKRAFVHWYVGEGMEEGEFSEAREDLAALEKDYEEVGAEVDDEEGGDEGDEY; this is encoded by the exons ATGAGAGAGTGCATTTCAATCCACATTGGCCAGGCCGGTATTCAGGTCGGAAATGCATGCTGGGAACTTTACTGCCTCGAACATGGCATTCAG CCTGATGGCCAGATGCCGGGTGACAAGACTATTGGAGGTGGTGATGATGCATTCAACACCTTCTTCAGTGAAACTGGAGCTGGAAAGCATGTTCCACGTGCTGTTTTTGTAGATCTTGAGCCTACTGTCATTGATGAAGTCAGGACGGGAACATACAGACAGCTCTTTCACCCCGAGCAGCTCATCAGTGGCAAAGAGGATGCAGCCAACAACTTTGCCCGTGGCCACTACACAA TTGGGAAAGAAATAGTTGATCTTTGTTTGGATCGCATTAGGAAGCTTGCAGACAACTGTACTGGCCTTCAAGGTTTTCTGGTTTTCAATGCTGTCGGTGGTGGCACTGGTTCTGGCCTTGGATCACTTCTACTGGAACGTCTCTCAGTTGACTATGGCAAGAAATCAAAACTTGGATTCACAATTTATCCCTCACCACAGGTCTCAACATCTGTTGTGGAGCCTTACAACAGTGTGCTTTCAACTCACTCGCTGCTTGAGCATACGGATGTTGCAATCCTTCTTGACAATGAGGCCATTTATGACATTTGCAGGCGCTCACTGGACATTGAGCGCCCCACTTACACCAACCTTAACCGCCTTATTTCACAG GTCATTTCTTCTCTGACTGCTTCTTTGAGGTTCGATGGAGCCTTGAACGTTGATGTGAATGAATTCCAGACCAATCTTGTACCCTATCCCAGAATCCACTTTATGCTTTCCTCCTATGCTCCAGTCATTTCAGCTGAGAAGGCTTACCATGAGCAGCTCTCAGTTGCGGAGATCACAAACAGTGCCTTTGAACCCTCTTCTATGATGGTTAAGTGTGACCCTCGCCACGGCAAGTACATGGCTTGCTGCCTGATGTTCCGTGGTGATGTTGTGCCAAAGGATGTCAACGCTGCTGTGGCCACCATCAAGACCAAGCGCACTATCCAATTTGTTGACTGGTGCCCAACTGGATTCAAGTGTGGTATCAACTACCAACCACCAACTGTTGTCCCTGGAGGCGACCTTGCCAAGGTGCAAAGAGCTGTGTGCATGATCTCTAACTCAACCAGTGTTGCTGAGGTCTTCTCGCGCATTGATCACAAGTTTGATCTGATGTACGCCAAGCGTGCTTTTGTGCACTGGTATGTGGGTGAGGGTATGGAGGAAGGTGAGTTCAGTGAAGCACGTGAGGACCTTGCTGCTCTGGAAAAGGATTATGAGGAGGTTGGTGCTGAAGTTGACGATGAAGAAGGGGGTGATGAAGGAGATGAGTACTGA